The Blattabacterium sp. DPU genome includes a window with the following:
- a CDS encoding MarC family protein, whose product MEWINSLISCFMILFSIIDILGNAPIIMGFKSKGNIIETNKVIITSLVIFLSFLFLGQPMLKIIGIDVHSFSIAGSVVLFLIGLEMILGIDLHKSTENAQTSIVPIAFPLIAGPGSLTTLISLRATYDVNIILLSLILNMIVVYFVIDRCDFIAQKIGNNGLDILKKIFGIVLLAFAVKIFGANAGQLFQQ is encoded by the coding sequence ATGGAATGGATAAATTCATTAATTAGTTGTTTTATGATACTTTTTAGCATTATAGACATATTAGGAAATGCTCCCATCATTATGGGATTTAAATCAAAAGGGAACATTATAGAGACTAATAAAGTTATAATTACTTCTCTTGTAATATTTTTATCTTTTCTTTTTTTAGGACAACCTATGCTTAAAATCATTGGAATTGATGTTCATTCTTTTTCTATTGCGGGATCTGTAGTGTTATTTTTAATTGGGTTAGAAATGATATTAGGAATAGATCTTCATAAAAGTACTGAAAATGCTCAAACTTCTATTGTTCCAATCGCTTTTCCACTTATAGCTGGTCCTGGATCTTTAACTACTTTAATTTCGTTAAGAGCAACTTATGACGTAAATATTATTCTTTTATCTCTTATCTTAAATATGATAGTTGTTTATTTTGTAATAGATAGATGTGATTTCATAGCCCAAAAAATAGGAAATAATGGATTGGATATTTTAAAGAAGATATTTGGAATTGTTTTATTAGCTTTTGCCGTAAAAATTTTTGGAGCAAATGCAGGTCAATTATTTCAACAATAA
- the pyrE gene encoding orotate phosphoribosyltransferase has translation MEEKEQFFLEIYNLGIIKFGNFTLKSGMESPIYIDFRPIASRPNLLIKLSDLLIHEVPSYNFELICGVPYAALPIATTLSLRSKIPLIIKRKENKGYGTERMIEGIYQKGQNCLIIEDVITSGDSLLKTVIDLEKEGLIIQNIMSILDREQGGIENIKKRGYNIRTLFRIGEVFKILKKKHFLKEKEIHMIQFFFKKKNMNFLQKKRISYEKKKETISHSIGKKLIDITLKKKTNLIVSADLIYTRNILELVNLIGDRICGLKLHVDIINDFSYSFINCLKKISIEKNFLLFEDRKLCDVGPTNYLQLHYGIHKISSWADIITVHLLAGSMSIQNLNIPPNMGLITISEMSSYGRLSDDDYIRKALNISLKNPKVIGTVAQRKVDDRLLLFTPGIHFYEKMNNKGNSYIHPVKAFEKNGSDFIIVGKAISQSENPKITVEEYREAGWKAYEKGL, from the coding sequence ATGGAAGAAAAAGAACAATTTTTTTTAGAAATTTATAATTTAGGAATCATAAAATTTGGAAATTTTACACTGAAAAGTGGAATGGAATCTCCTATATATATAGATTTTCGTCCAATTGCTTCTAGACCAAATTTATTAATCAAGTTATCGGATTTATTAATCCATGAAGTTCCTTCTTATAATTTTGAATTAATTTGTGGAGTTCCATACGCTGCTTTACCCATAGCTACCACTTTATCTTTGAGATCCAAAATTCCGTTAATTATTAAAAGAAAAGAAAATAAAGGATATGGAACAGAACGAATGATTGAAGGAATATATCAAAAAGGACAAAACTGCTTGATTATAGAAGATGTGATTACAAGTGGAGATAGTTTATTAAAAACTGTAATAGATCTTGAAAAAGAAGGTTTAATAATTCAAAATATTATGTCTATTCTTGATAGAGAACAAGGAGGAATTGAAAATATAAAAAAAAGAGGATATAATATACGAACTTTATTTCGTATAGGAGAAGTATTTAAAATACTAAAAAAAAAACATTTTTTGAAGGAAAAAGAAATACATATGATTCAATTTTTTTTCAAAAAAAAAAATATGAATTTCCTTCAAAAAAAGAGAATTTCTTATGAAAAAAAAAAAGAAACAATTTCTCATTCTATAGGAAAAAAACTTATAGATATTACATTGAAAAAAAAAACAAACTTAATAGTTTCTGCTGATTTAATATATACTAGAAATATTTTAGAATTAGTCAATTTAATTGGAGATAGAATTTGTGGATTAAAACTTCATGTAGATATTATAAATGATTTTTCATATTCATTCATAAATTGTCTTAAAAAGATTTCTATTGAAAAAAATTTTTTACTATTCGAAGATAGAAAATTATGTGATGTTGGGCCTACTAATTATCTTCAATTACATTATGGAATCCACAAAATTTCTTCTTGGGCTGATATCATTACAGTACACTTGCTTGCTGGAAGTATGAGTATACAAAACTTAAATATTCCTCCTAATATGGGATTAATTACAATATCTGAAATGTCTTCTTATGGAAGATTATCTGATGATGATTACATAAGAAAAGCACTAAATATTTCTTTGAAAAATCCAAAAGTGATTGGTACTGTTGCACAAAGAAAAGTAGACGATCGATTATTATTATTTACACCTGGTATACATTTTTATGAAAAAATGAATAATAAAGGGAATAGCTACATTCATCCTGTTAAAGCTTTTGAAAAAAATGGAAGTGATTTTATTATTGTAGGAAAAGCTATTTCCCAATCTGAAAATCCAAAAATAACGGTTGAAGAATATAGAGAAGCAGGATGGAAAGCTTATGAAAAAGGACTTTGA
- the fbp gene encoding class 1 fructose-bisphosphatase — protein MYTLGEFVIENSSHSTEALLRLFSSIKLASKAIHKEVNKAGLTEKIIGNSGITNVQGENQKKLDDFAHRAFIESFKSRNVVCGIASEESENFIVIQKKQENDFKNQYIVLIDPLDGSSNIDVNVSIGTIFSVYIRKSPIQMNLTIEDFLQKGNQQILAGYIIYGSSTILVYSTGNGVHGFTLDPSVGTFYLSHYNLHFPKKEKIYSINEGNYAKFSDGIRKFIRYCQEKKENRPYTARYIGSLVGDFHRNMIQGGIYIYPKTASYPEGKLRLLYECNPMSFLAEQAGGKASDGKKRILDIEPTRLHQRTPFICGPTGLVSKLEEFMIYCE, from the coding sequence ATGTATACATTAGGAGAGTTTGTTATAGAAAACAGTTCGCATTCAACCGAAGCATTATTGCGATTATTTAGCTCTATTAAATTAGCTTCTAAAGCGATTCATAAAGAAGTCAATAAGGCAGGTTTAACAGAAAAAATTATAGGAAATTCTGGTATTACTAACGTTCAAGGAGAAAATCAAAAAAAATTGGATGATTTTGCTCATAGAGCTTTCATTGAATCTTTTAAAAGTAGAAATGTTGTTTGTGGAATAGCGTCTGAAGAAAGCGAAAATTTTATAGTAATACAAAAAAAACAAGAAAATGATTTTAAAAATCAATATATAGTTTTAATAGATCCACTTGATGGTTCTTCTAATATAGATGTAAATGTCTCTATTGGAACTATATTTTCTGTATATATAAGAAAATCTCCTATTCAAATGAATTTAACAATAGAAGATTTTTTGCAAAAAGGGAATCAACAAATTCTTGCAGGATATATTATTTATGGATCTTCAACTATACTGGTGTATAGTACAGGAAATGGAGTTCATGGATTTACTTTAGATCCTTCAGTTGGGACATTTTATTTATCTCATTATAATCTTCATTTTCCTAAAAAAGAAAAAATTTATTCTATTAATGAAGGAAATTATGCTAAATTTTCTGATGGAATTAGAAAATTTATCAGATATTGTCAAGAAAAAAAAGAGAATAGACCTTATACAGCAAGATATATAGGTTCTTTAGTAGGAGATTTTCATAGAAATATGATACAAGGAGGGATATATATTTATCCCAAAACAGCTTCTTATCCAGAAGGAAAATTAAGATTATTATACGAATGTAATCCTATGTCTTTTTTAGCAGAACAAGCTGGAGGAAAAGCTTCTGATGGAAAAAAACGAATCCTCGATATTGAACCCACTCGATTACATCAAAGAACTCCATTTATTTGTGGTCCCACAGGATTGGTATCCAAGTTAGAAGAATTTATGATATATTGCGAATAA